One stretch of Pseudomonas azotoformans DNA includes these proteins:
- a CDS encoding PilZ domain-containing protein codes for MGRFLPHPDDVAVELIQRPSPAIPRQRLHTIGLGGIACHWPRAWREGTAVDLHIPSLGASARYPGYVAWCRKVENGYRVGVSFTDEHALFGARMGEQACRIERYCRQHEDAEPTPQQLEALAREWVSRHASEFSHEAFVAPALD; via the coding sequence ATGGGTCGTTTTTTACCTCACCCTGATGATGTCGCTGTCGAGTTAATCCAACGTCCCTCTCCCGCCATACCCCGCCAACGCCTACACACTATCGGCCTGGGCGGCATCGCCTGCCATTGGCCACGCGCCTGGCGCGAAGGCACGGCGGTTGATCTGCACATCCCCTCCCTGGGCGCCAGCGCACGCTACCCAGGCTATGTGGCGTGGTGCCGCAAGGTGGAAAACGGCTACCGCGTCGGTGTCTCGTTTACCGATGAACATGCGTTGTTCGGTGCGCGCATGGGTGAGCAAGCATGCCGGATAGAGCGCTATTGCCGCCAGCACGAAGACGCCGAGCCAACCCCCCAACAACTCGAAGCCCTCGCCCGTGAATGGGTATCGCGCCATGCCAGTGAGTTCTCCCATGAAGCCTTTGTGGCGCCAGCACTGGATTAA
- a CDS encoding YbbN family protein, whose product MYTDSEHRPIDGGGSSIVKELELTDLDIDQQLLGLPGISLLIFTSAGCSSCRWARQQLPGWPLPVDRLCWVDAGHNGGAVERYQIFHLPALFVVCEGQFLGQIQTRLTRDDVFDAVKQALTRSPEDLP is encoded by the coding sequence ATGTACACGGACTCCGAGCACCGTCCAATTGACGGCGGTGGCAGCAGTATAGTGAAGGAACTGGAATTGACCGACCTGGATATTGACCAGCAATTGCTGGGATTGCCAGGTATTTCTCTACTCATCTTTACCAGCGCAGGGTGTTCCAGTTGCCGCTGGGCACGCCAGCAACTGCCGGGCTGGCCGTTACCGGTGGACCGGCTTTGCTGGGTGGACGCCGGGCATAATGGTGGTGCGGTCGAACGCTACCAGATCTTTCATTTGCCGGCGCTGTTCGTGGTGTGCGAGGGTCAATTCCTTGGGCAGATACAGACACGTCTTACGCGTGATGACGTTTTCGATGCCGTAAAACAGGCACTCACCCGTTCACCTGAGGATTTGCCATGA